The genomic interval ATGTCGCTGTCACGTCGCCGACGCCGACGATGGAAGCGTGAAAAGTAGAACCGCGGGTCACGGAGACCATCGGGCCGAGTGCGCCGGACAGAACGACTTCGCCCGCGCGGAGGGCACTTCCGTACTCGATACTTGTGTTCGCCAGCCACGCGAGTGCCTCCCACGGGCTGCCGAGACAGTCCGAACCCCGTCCTTCCGATACGAGTTCGCCGTCGGCTGTCATCGTCATCGTGACGTCGGCCAGATTCGGAACAGCGGTGCGATCAACACGGTCCCCCAACACGTACAGGCCCGACGAGGCGTTGTCGGCAATCGTGTCAGCGAGACTGATGTCCCAATCCGAAATACGACTGTCGACGATCTCGAACGACGCGAACACCGTACTCACAGATGACTGCACCCTCTCGGCGGTGGTCGGCTCCTCGATGTCCGAAGCGAGGAGAAAGCCGATCTCCGCTTCGATACGGGGCTGCAGTAGCCTGTCGAACGCGATCGCACCCACATCCGAGACGTCGAAATCGTCCAGGAGGACACCGAAGTCCGGCTGATCCACTCCCAATTGCGCCTGTACGGCCTTCGATGTGAGTCCGATTTTGCGACCCACGATTAGGCGACCCGAGCGAACCAGAGAGTCGACGTTGCGGGACTGCACAAGATACGCAGCTCCGACGTCGTCGCGCC from Rhodococcus sp. NBC_00297 carries:
- a CDS encoding 2-keto-4-pentenoate hydratase is translated as MTPVGSHAIEVAADRLAHAARVRTPCAPVRDLIGRDDVGAAYLVQSRNVDSLVRSGRLIVGRKIGLTSKAVQAQLGVDQPDFGVLLDDFDVSDVGAIAFDRLLQPRIEAEIGFLLASDIEEPTTAERVQSSVSTVFASFEIVDSRISDWDISLADTIADNASSGLYVLGDRVDRTAVPNLADVTMTMTADGELVSEGRGSDCLGSPWEALAWLANTSIEYGSALRAGEVVLSGALGPMVSVTRGSTFHASIVGVGDVTATFTK